The Procambarus clarkii isolate CNS0578487 chromosome 64, FALCON_Pclarkii_2.0, whole genome shotgun sequence genome includes a window with the following:
- the LOC123769018 gene encoding cobalamin trafficking protein CblD, with translation MRYLLLDKALRLPQIVMAAKLLCTGDRGVVVYARSLQSVCAGIRKFSSQGRNNPNEATPKPDVKEVAAEPLNTWLDIKAGIFGPSDQRLPLPGNIGLCQKLEMSEQRPLIYQRHSHWKISPDILTRKTNHEHQMQALGQCSPSEVKNVIEEHIHRNNPSMPNPSDILECKAQQCPDLVKKDFLDLFPGRNLKDGPLAVVTLSQKTQNDMSSWSEDMELEREELIDYFILAAEDICSSLQAEGYWADFIDPTSGRPYLGAFTNATLFEVDERYRYLGFLIEDLGCCKIISHRLWGTYVFVGAIFTNAPVNSDALQQALGKHQKDQTSS, from the exons ATGAGGTACCTTTTACTGGATAAGGCACTAAGGTTACCCCAAATAGTTATGGCAGCTAAG CTGCTATGCACTGGGGACCGTGGAGTTGTAGTTTATGCGAGAAGCTTACAATCTGTCTGTGCTGGAATCAGGAAATTTTCAAGTCAAGGACGCAACAACCCTAATGAAGCCACACCTAAACCTGATGTTAAGGAAGTTGCAGCAG AGCCACTCAACACATGGTTAGATATTAAAGCTGGAATATTTGGGCCAAGCGACCAGCGTCTTCCTCTCCCTGGCAATATTGGGCTGTGTCAGAAGTTGGAGATGAGTGAGCAGCGTCCCCTAATATACCAGAGGCATAGCCACTGGAAAATATCTCCAGATATTCTCACTCGTAAGACTAATCATGAACACCAGATGCAG GCACTTGGCCAGTGTAGTCCTAGTGAAGTTAAAAATGTCATTGAAGAACACATACATAGAAATAACCCATCGATGCCTAATCCATCAGATATCTTAGAGTGCAAGGCCCAGCAGTGTCCTGATCTGGTCAAAAAAG ATTTTCTTGATTTGTTCCCTGGGCGTAACTTGAAGGATGGACCCCTGGCTGTAGTGACTTTAAGCCAAAAAACTCAAAATGATATGAGTAGCTGGTCTGAAGATATGGAGCTGGAGCGAGAGGAGCTTATTGATTAT TTTATTCTTGCTGCTGAAGATATATGCAGTAGCTTACAAGCAGAAGGATATTGGGCAGATTTTATTGACCCCACATCTGGGCGACCTTACCTTGGAGCGTTCACTAATGCTACATTATTTGAGGTTGATGAACGTTATCGGTACTTAGGCTTTCTCATTGAAGATTTGGGATGCTGCAAAATTATTTCTCACCGACTCTGGGGCACTTACGTATTTGTTG GGGCCATCTTCACCAATGCTCCTGTAAACTCGGATGCCTTACAGCAAGCCCTTGGCAAACATCAGAAGGATCAAACATCGAGCTAA